A single Photobacterium toruni DNA region contains:
- a CDS encoding AMP-binding protein, which produces MIIKWANERPNEVYLKQIINRQFVNYTYASVADKAQRLVTAFQQLGLQPGERIALISKNCAEWFICDLAMMLGGYVSVPIFPTAGTETITHCIDHSDAKLIIIGKLDSPIAINEVLTHHTQLPTIAFSYSGIPICQYQFDELIEQYLPTSERRAHHNTDLMSIVYTSGTSGLPKGAMLTYGAFVWSSQKIIEHIGLNANERLFSYLPLAHITERVYIFGSSIMSGLQVAFPESLDTFIDDVKMHRPTIFVSVPRLWTLFQQRIQDKLPQAKLNLLLKIPFVSTWIKRKLAQGLGLDQARVLGCGSAPVSAGLLHWYESIGLNITEAWGMTESFAYSTLNHPYRSDKVGTVGNAGPGIELKIAADKEILVRSKGLFSGYYNNSQATQESFDNDGWLYTGDMGELDSDGYLTIQGRKKDTFKTAKGKFVSPVPIEKRLMDLGNFEMVCLIGSGMSAPILLAVAHNYNPFDQSRYEKKLQAIIQKINTELESHQKIKGVLMVKEPWSIDNGILTPTLKIKRHILEQQYATIDDNWNNEQLVKWQ; this is translated from the coding sequence ATGATCATCAAATGGGCCAATGAGCGGCCTAACGAAGTTTATTTAAAGCAAATTATCAATCGCCAATTTGTTAATTACACCTATGCGAGTGTTGCAGATAAAGCTCAACGATTAGTAACGGCATTTCAACAATTAGGCCTTCAACCAGGTGAACGTATTGCACTGATCTCCAAAAATTGTGCTGAATGGTTTATTTGTGATTTAGCAATGATGCTCGGTGGTTATGTCAGTGTGCCAATATTTCCTACTGCAGGAACTGAAACGATCACCCATTGTATTGATCATAGTGATGCGAAGTTAATTATTATCGGTAAGCTGGACAGTCCAATAGCGATCAACGAAGTTCTTACCCACCATACGCAATTACCAACGATTGCCTTTTCTTACTCAGGTATACCAATATGCCAATATCAATTCGATGAGCTCATTGAGCAATACTTACCAACCTCTGAACGCCGAGCACATCATAATACTGATTTAATGTCGATTGTTTACACATCGGGTACTTCTGGCCTGCCAAAAGGCGCAATGCTAACTTACGGTGCATTTGTATGGTCATCACAAAAAATCATTGAGCATATTGGATTAAATGCAAATGAACGCTTATTTTCATATTTACCATTAGCGCATATCACTGAGCGGGTTTATATTTTTGGCTCTTCTATTATGTCTGGACTCCAAGTTGCTTTTCCTGAATCTCTCGATACTTTTATTGATGATGTAAAAATGCATCGTCCGACTATTTTTGTATCGGTGCCCCGCTTATGGACCTTATTTCAACAACGGATACAAGATAAACTGCCACAAGCAAAATTAAATTTACTGTTAAAGATTCCATTCGTATCGACATGGATTAAGCGTAAATTAGCGCAAGGATTAGGCCTTGATCAGGCTCGTGTTCTTGGCTGTGGATCCGCTCCGGTATCAGCAGGTTTATTGCATTGGTATGAAAGTATTGGCCTCAATATTACTGAAGCATGGGGAATGACAGAATCATTTGCCTATAGCACTCTTAATCACCCTTATCGTAGTGACAAAGTAGGTACTGTTGGTAATGCAGGGCCTGGTATTGAATTAAAAATTGCCGCTGATAAAGAAATCTTAGTGCGGAGTAAAGGTTTATTCAGTGGCTATTATAATAATTCACAAGCCACACAAGAAAGTTTTGATAATGATGGCTGGCTATACACTGGCGATATGGGAGAGTTAGACAGTGATGGCTATTTAACGATTCAAGGACGTAAAAAAGACACCTTCAAAACCGCTAAAGGCAAATTTGTATCTCCCGTCCCTATCGAAAAACGTTTAATGGATTTAGGTAATTTTGAGATGGTTTGTTTAATTGGATCCGGCATGTCAGCTCCTATCTTGTTAGCCGTTGCTCATAACTATAATCCATTCGATCAGTCTCGGTATGAGAAAAAACTCCAAGCAATTATTCAAAAAATAAACACCGAGCTTGAATCTCATCAAAAAATTAAAGGGGTGCTAATGGTTAAAGAACCATGGAGCATTGATAATGGTATTTTAACACCAACATTAAAAATAAAGCGTCATATATTAGAGCAACAATACGCCACAATTGATGATAATTGGAATAACGAACAACTAGTAAAATGGCAATAA
- a CDS encoding 30S ribosomal protein THX produces MAKGDIKTCKGKRRAHSHGNARLTTEGKRKHHSA; encoded by the coding sequence ATGGCTAAAGGTGATATCAAAACATGTAAAGGCAAACGTCGTGCTCATTCTCATGGCAATGCTCGTTTAACTACTGAAGGCAAAAGAAAACATCATAGTGCTTAA
- a CDS encoding L,D-transpeptidase family protein produces MLKNVICPVMLVLTSISCARAESLHIPSSTYALYPPTGSRTVSDVMNRYSPFVEPRLKRYFDNVGLSYPPKNIALFAMKKEQSVELWAKEKNKWSYVKRYDIQKMSGHTGPKMREGDKQVPEGIYQVSLLNPNSRYHLSMKLNYPNAFDQKYAQLEGRTSPGSNIFIHGKQASVGCLAMGDYAIEELFLLAERTGISNIEVLISPHDPRKGRLLAANTQPYWTKILYRDIEQHARKFNR; encoded by the coding sequence GTGCTGAAGAACGTTATTTGTCCAGTAATGCTAGTGTTAACATCAATCAGTTGCGCTCGTGCAGAATCATTACATATACCATCATCAACTTATGCGTTATATCCACCAACAGGTAGCCGTACTGTCAGTGATGTCATGAACCGTTATTCGCCTTTTGTTGAGCCTCGATTAAAACGCTATTTTGATAATGTTGGATTAAGCTATCCGCCTAAAAATATTGCTTTATTTGCGATGAAAAAAGAGCAAAGTGTTGAGCTGTGGGCGAAAGAAAAGAATAAATGGTCTTATGTAAAACGTTACGATATACAAAAAATGAGTGGGCATACCGGACCTAAAATGCGTGAGGGTGATAAACAAGTCCCTGAAGGCATTTACCAAGTGTCATTGCTAAACCCAAATAGTCGTTATCATTTATCAATGAAGCTTAATTATCCGAATGCGTTTGATCAAAAATATGCGCAATTAGAAGGACGAACTTCACCTGGGAGTAATATTTTTATTCATGGGAAACAAGCGTCGGTTGGATGTTTAGCGATGGGGGATTATGCGATTGAGGAACTATTTTTATTAGCCGAACGTACAGGGATTTCTAATATAGAAGTATTAATTAGCCCTCACGATCCAAGAAAAGGTCGATTACTTGCCGCTAATACGCAACCTTATTGGACTAAAATTTTATATCGTGACATTGAACAACATGCGAGAAAATTTAATCGTTAA
- a CDS encoding NAD(P)/FAD-dependent oxidoreductase: MSINSQYIDSYYQATVNALPEQPLLDQAIEADVCIIGGGMTGLNAAIELRQKGFSVVVLESQRLAWGGSGRNGGQCLVGYCLGLREVDETYGPEWGKQLWDLSCEAVDIARDRIEKFNIDCDFQQGYIELALKKSQETELKSWHDLKQSRYDYPSASWWDKDKVNQVAHTERYLGGLYDSNSAHMHPLNYTLGLAQAALSLGATVFENTPAVKLDKGNPHIIHTPKGQVKAKQVLLACNAYLDGLHRKAQSVVLPVVSYIGVTEQLGDRQPISNMMAMSDLNNSLDYYRPTPDGRILFGGVNHPFNGEYSDSSERLRQRMITVFPQLSDVKMEYHWGGLFAVTRSYMPQIDHLGNDIYVAHGYTGHGVGLTNIAGKVVAEAMAGTAERFDVFAKIKHGWIPTPEVLRKPALAMAIWKARLEDSLTK; the protein is encoded by the coding sequence ATGTCAATCAACAGTCAATATATCGATAGTTACTACCAAGCAACCGTTAATGCATTACCTGAACAACCCCTACTAGATCAAGCAATTGAAGCTGATGTTTGTATTATTGGTGGTGGTATGACGGGATTAAATGCTGCGATTGAATTACGTCAAAAAGGATTCTCTGTGGTGGTACTTGAATCACAACGTTTAGCATGGGGAGGATCTGGACGTAATGGTGGTCAGTGTTTAGTGGGCTATTGCCTAGGATTACGTGAAGTTGATGAAACATACGGGCCAGAGTGGGGTAAACAACTGTGGGATCTTTCTTGTGAAGCCGTTGATATCGCTCGTGATCGCATTGAGAAATTTAATATTGATTGTGACTTTCAACAAGGTTATATCGAATTAGCGTTGAAAAAAAGCCAAGAGACAGAACTAAAATCTTGGCATGATTTAAAACAGAGTCGTTATGATTATCCAAGTGCTAGCTGGTGGGATAAGGATAAAGTTAATCAAGTGGCGCACACGGAACGTTATTTAGGTGGTCTGTATGACTCAAATAGCGCTCATATGCATCCATTGAATTACACCCTAGGTTTAGCACAAGCGGCGTTAAGTTTAGGGGCGACTGTTTTTGAGAATACGCCAGCGGTAAAACTGGATAAAGGTAATCCACATATTATCCATACGCCCAAAGGTCAGGTTAAAGCAAAACAAGTACTATTAGCGTGTAATGCGTACCTTGATGGATTACACCGTAAAGCACAAAGCGTGGTATTACCAGTAGTGTCTTATATTGGCGTTACTGAGCAATTGGGTGATCGTCAACCTATCAGTAATATGATGGCAATGTCAGATTTAAATAATAGTCTCGATTATTACCGTCCAACACCGGACGGTCGTATTTTATTTGGTGGCGTTAATCACCCATTTAATGGCGAATACAGTGATTCAAGTGAGCGTCTACGTCAGCGTATGATCACCGTATTCCCGCAACTTTCCGATGTGAAAATGGAATATCATTGGGGGGGATTATTCGCGGTAACACGTTCTTATATGCCGCAAATTGATCATTTGGGTAATGATATTTATGTGGCTCATGGCTATACCGGTCATGGTGTTGGATTGACTAATATTGCCGGTAAAGTCGTTGCTGAAGCGATGGCTGGTACTGCTGAACGTTTTGATGTGTTTGCTAAAATTAAGCATGGTTGGATTCCAACGCCAGAAGTTTTACGTAAACCTGCATTAGCAATGGCCATTTGGAAAGCACGATTAGAAGATTCATTAACGAAATAA
- a CDS encoding TetR family transcriptional regulator: MPKRSKEDTEITIQTIMDAVIEQILTLGYDKMSYTTLSNQTGISRTGISHHFPKKQDFAHALDGRIYHLFVDKLDLTGDLQVFATSWSAALEDEKFRAILRLLFHHISSAETSHEFAHHGIERLFTLCEQRYGKQSISELECLLGRSLIRLAR, encoded by the coding sequence ATGCCCAAGCGTAGTAAAGAAGACACAGAGATCACCATTCAGACCATTATGGATGCAGTGATTGAGCAAATACTGACCTTAGGTTATGACAAAATGTCGTATACCACTTTGAGTAATCAAACAGGTATATCAAGAACCGGTATTAGTCACCACTTCCCTAAAAAGCAAGATTTTGCTCATGCACTTGATGGACGTATCTATCATCTCTTTGTTGATAAGTTGGATCTAACTGGTGATTTGCAGGTCTTTGCAACAAGCTGGTCTGCCGCATTAGAAGATGAAAAGTTTCGTGCTATTTTACGATTGTTATTTCATCATATTTCTTCAGCTGAAACATCACATGAATTTGCCCATCATGGCATTGAACGTTTATTTACACTTTGTGAACAACGTTATGGTAAACAAAGTATTAGTGAACTAGAGTGTTTATTAGGACGCTCATTAATTCGTTTAGCACGTTAG
- a CDS encoding deoxynucleoside kinase produces MDKPKIICVEGNIGAGKSTLLPQLAAALNATAILEPVDSDPEFQHLLGEFTRDPFNVDARSHFQCYITAQRAELLNNLDPQGVYIIERSLLSDLVFTHACIANYNSTAEDIAKHMACYQHLIGQINQYPTIDYCIYLKTDPEVAYSRMRQRGRAEEMGLDLGYISDINAFHDAVLPQACRKMGTTLINIDWNTPLAVTDLVPQLNAAGLVMN; encoded by the coding sequence TTGGATAAGCCCAAAATTATATGTGTAGAAGGTAATATCGGTGCTGGTAAATCGACATTACTCCCTCAATTAGCAGCAGCTTTAAATGCGACGGCCATTTTAGAGCCAGTAGATTCTGATCCTGAATTTCAACATCTATTAGGTGAATTTACTCGCGACCCTTTTAACGTCGATGCACGTAGTCATTTTCAATGTTACATTACTGCACAACGCGCTGAATTATTGAATAATTTAGATCCTCAAGGCGTCTATATTATTGAACGTTCTTTGCTGAGTGATTTAGTCTTTACACATGCTTGTATTGCTAATTACAACAGCACAGCTGAAGATATTGCTAAACATATGGCATGTTATCAGCATTTGATTGGCCAAATTAATCAATATCCTACTATTGATTACTGTATTTATTTAAAGACTGATCCTGAAGTGGCTTATAGCCGTATGCGTCAGCGTGGTCGTGCAGAAGAAATGGGATTAGATCTGGGGTATATCAGTGATATTAATGCCTTTCATGACGCAGTATTGCCACAGGCATGCCGTAAAATGGGCACAACATTAATTAATATTGATTGGAATACACCACTTGCAGTAACTGATTTAGTTCCACAATTGAATGCAGCTGGTTTAGTGATGAACTGA
- a CDS encoding leucine-rich repeat-containing protein kinase family protein — MHTLEQLRSGQLEGITHLALSEQLTHFPEEILTLASSLEVLDLTNNQLSQLPDNFSQLTKLRIIFISNNCFTELPTVLGACPNLEMIGFKSNQITTVDARSLPKKLRWLILTDNKIATLPEALGNCIHLQKLALAGNALTTLPLSMDKLVNLQLIRLSANTLTAFPDQLLNLPKLAWLAFSGNHFNRNQYVNNSLPYVASSDYQLDKVLGQGASGVISLAQWRSNPHQLDSDIAVKVFKGQVTSDGYPQDELNACLKTGAHPNLVASLAQVDEPHYLALVMALIPSDYHNLGLPPTLTTCTRDTFPTEFTLSIAAIQTIVKQMTAVINHMQAQGVAHGDIYAHNVLVNDKANILVGDFGAASIYDDLSLEQQQKIATIEWRAVGYFIDDLLSICQIQDHKTAQYQQLYSQAQGYISA; from the coding sequence TTGCATACGTTAGAACAATTACGCTCCGGCCAACTTGAAGGCATTACACATTTAGCTTTAAGTGAACAACTGACTCACTTTCCCGAAGAGATTCTAACGCTCGCAAGTAGCTTAGAAGTATTAGATCTGACCAACAACCAATTAAGTCAGTTACCTGATAATTTTAGCCAACTGACTAAATTACGCATTATTTTTATTTCCAATAATTGTTTTACTGAATTACCAACAGTTTTAGGTGCTTGCCCTAATCTTGAAATGATCGGTTTTAAATCTAATCAAATCACCACCGTTGACGCCAGATCACTACCTAAAAAGTTACGCTGGCTGATATTAACTGATAATAAAATAGCAACACTTCCTGAAGCTCTCGGCAATTGTATTCATTTACAAAAACTGGCATTAGCAGGTAATGCTCTTACTACGTTACCTCTTTCTATGGATAAGTTAGTTAACTTACAATTAATTCGCTTATCAGCAAATACATTAACTGCATTTCCAGATCAATTATTAAATTTACCTAAATTAGCTTGGCTTGCTTTTTCTGGTAATCATTTTAATCGTAATCAATATGTGAATAATTCACTGCCTTATGTCGCTTCAAGTGATTATCAACTTGATAAAGTATTAGGCCAAGGAGCATCTGGGGTGATCTCTTTAGCTCAATGGCGATCTAATCCACATCAACTTGATAGCGATATTGCGGTTAAAGTTTTTAAAGGCCAAGTCACCTCTGATGGTTATCCACAAGATGAATTAAATGCGTGTTTAAAAACAGGGGCACATCCAAACCTAGTTGCTTCATTAGCACAAGTTGATGAACCTCATTATCTCGCATTAGTCATGGCATTAATTCCATCTGATTATCATAACCTTGGCTTACCACCTACATTAACAACTTGCACACGAGATACATTTCCAACTGAATTTACACTGTCAATTGCAGCAATACAGACGATTGTTAAACAAATGACAGCTGTGATTAACCATATGCAGGCACAAGGTGTCGCTCATGGTGATATTTACGCACATAACGTTTTGGTTAACGATAAAGCGAATATTTTAGTCGGTGATTTTGGGGCCGCGTCTATTTATGATGATTTATCGCTTGAACAACAACAGAAAATTGCAACTATTGAGTGGCGAGCGGTAGGCTATTTTATTGATGATTTATTATCTATTTGCCAGATACAAGATCACAAGACAGCACAATACCAACAGTTATATTCCCAAGCACAGGGTTATATTTCCGCTTAA
- a CDS encoding RidA family protein: MIERQETKARMSRVVKHNGTIYLCGQVCADATKDITEQTQTMLDKVERLLVQAGSDKEHMLSATIYIKDMSLFAEMNAVWDNWVPEGYAPARACVEASMARDALLVEISVIAAEK; this comes from the coding sequence ATGATCGAGCGTCAAGAAACGAAAGCCCGTATGAGTCGTGTTGTTAAGCACAATGGTACTATTTATCTTTGTGGTCAAGTTTGTGCAGATGCAACGAAAGACATTACAGAGCAGACACAAACGATGCTTGATAAAGTTGAACGACTACTAGTACAAGCAGGTAGTGATAAAGAACACATGCTTTCTGCAACTATTTATATTAAAGATATGAGTTTGTTTGCTGAGATGAATGCCGTGTGGGATAACTGGGTACCTGAAGGTTATGCTCCAGCGCGAGCTTGTGTTGAAGCGAGTATGGCACGCGATGCTCTACTGGTTGAAATTTCTGTAATTGCTGCTGAAAAATAA
- a CDS encoding TolC family protein, with product MKIRPLMVKQLTIALLAIVPTVHAAPISFNDAWHTVVTTNDGLAANRASIEQAQYMQDAARDMYLPKVTVGANYTRLDHDIKLSPSDLFGSTSASQTEIGQVINNIISNSQLNSALTSNISDRDVFTSSIRAIWPIFTGGRINAAQDIAEGKTDQAKYMLAMQQQAKFEDLSRFYFGVVLAKNVLQTRTDVANGLKRHYEDAIKLEQQGQIARVERLQAQAAYDKAKVEQQKSFRDLEIAQVALTQLLKQTTPAMPLTGLFINNSLPPMSAFVDKTLATYPGLHILDAKRKQAGGLIDVEQGKYYPEVYLYGDYNLHDSGSLAATLAPDWAVGVGVSVPLIDNSGRSGKLSAAHSMVTQVNHLRAQAQQDLTVLVEKTYREAKQALEEYKGLASSLALANENSVLREKAFGQGLSTSLDVVDAELFVASIKTQRLAAAYQYVACLTRLLAISGEMNTFKNYQQYQGIEVKL from the coding sequence ATGAAGATTAGGCCATTGATGGTGAAGCAACTCACGATTGCATTATTAGCAATCGTACCTACGGTACATGCTGCACCTATTAGTTTTAATGATGCTTGGCATACGGTTGTTACGACAAACGATGGTTTAGCGGCGAATCGTGCCAGTATTGAACAAGCACAATATATGCAAGATGCAGCTCGAGATATGTATTTGCCTAAGGTCACAGTGGGGGCTAATTATACCCGCTTAGATCATGATATTAAATTGTCGCCATCTGATCTTTTTGGTAGTACCTCAGCTTCACAGACTGAAATTGGTCAAGTAATTAATAATATTATATCTAATTCACAATTAAACTCGGCTTTGACATCTAATATTTCTGATCGTGATGTATTTACTAGTTCGATTCGTGCGATTTGGCCAATATTTACTGGTGGTCGTATTAATGCGGCGCAAGATATTGCTGAAGGAAAAACAGATCAAGCTAAATATATGTTAGCCATGCAGCAACAAGCAAAGTTTGAAGACTTATCCCGCTTTTATTTTGGGGTGGTATTAGCAAAAAATGTATTACAAACGCGTACTGATGTCGCTAATGGTTTAAAACGTCATTATGAAGATGCGATAAAGCTGGAACAACAAGGTCAAATTGCACGAGTTGAGCGTTTACAAGCGCAAGCTGCGTATGATAAAGCCAAAGTAGAACAGCAAAAATCTTTTCGTGATTTAGAAATCGCACAAGTAGCGCTAACGCAGTTATTAAAACAAACTACGCCAGCAATGCCATTAACTGGGCTATTTATTAATAACTCATTACCACCAATGTCTGCTTTTGTTGATAAAACGTTGGCAACCTATCCTGGCTTGCATATTTTAGATGCTAAACGTAAGCAAGCGGGGGGCTTGATAGATGTAGAACAAGGAAAATATTACCCTGAAGTGTACTTATATGGTGATTATAATTTACATGATAGTGGTAGTTTGGCCGCTACATTAGCACCTGATTGGGCGGTTGGCGTTGGGGTGAGTGTACCATTGATAGATAACTCTGGTCGTTCAGGGAAATTAAGTGCTGCCCATTCAATGGTGACACAAGTTAACCATTTACGCGCGCAAGCCCAGCAAGATCTGACGGTATTAGTTGAAAAGACATACCGTGAAGCGAAACAAGCTCTAGAAGAATATAAGGGTTTAGCATCGAGTTTAGCTCTTGCTAATGAAAATAGTGTCTTACGAGAAAAAGCATTTGGACAAGGGTTATCAACGTCATTAGATGTTGTTGATGCTGAACTTTTTGTTGCCAGCATTAAAACTCAGCGGTTAGCCGCAGCTTATCAATATGTTGCTTGCTTAACTCGTTTACTTGCCATTAGTGGTGAAATGAATACATTTAAAAATTATCAGCAATATCAAGGGATCGAGGTCAAATTATAA
- a CDS encoding HlyD family secretion protein — MSKLKAIAVAVPVIAVVGWLGYTFWQAYQPQPERMQGQIEAQQYNIASKVPGRIDKVLVRKGDEVQSGQLIFTILSPEIDAKLEQAQAGEQAAGALAQEAEKGARIQQIAAAKDQWGKAKAAAALMQKTYVRINNLYKDGVLAEQKRDEVYTQWQAAQFTESAAFQMYQMATEGARAETKRAAQEKVKMAAGAVAEVQAYVADTKVSSWHKGEVSQVLLHDGELAPQGFPVVNIIDISDAWAVFNVREDKLKDYQEGKTFKVTIPALGDKSYQLKVTHVAVMGDFATWRATDTAKGFDMRTFEVEARPTQPIDGLRVGMSVIVE; from the coding sequence ATGAGTAAGTTAAAAGCAATTGCAGTCGCGGTTCCTGTTATCGCAGTGGTTGGATGGTTAGGTTATACCTTTTGGCAAGCATACCAACCGCAACCTGAGCGTATGCAAGGGCAAATTGAAGCCCAGCAATATAATATTGCCTCAAAAGTACCTGGACGTATTGATAAAGTTTTAGTGCGTAAAGGCGATGAAGTTCAATCAGGACAATTGATCTTTACTATTTTAAGCCCTGAAATTGACGCTAAATTAGAACAGGCTCAAGCGGGTGAGCAAGCGGCAGGTGCATTAGCGCAAGAAGCAGAAAAAGGTGCGCGTATTCAACAAATCGCAGCAGCAAAAGATCAGTGGGGCAAAGCTAAAGCTGCGGCGGCACTGATGCAAAAAACCTATGTTCGAATTAATAACCTTTATAAAGACGGTGTGTTAGCTGAACAAAAACGTGATGAAGTGTATACCCAATGGCAAGCTGCTCAATTTACTGAAAGTGCTGCTTTTCAAATGTACCAAATGGCAACAGAAGGTGCGCGGGCTGAAACTAAGCGTGCTGCTCAAGAAAAAGTCAAAATGGCAGCGGGGGCTGTTGCTGAAGTTCAAGCTTATGTTGCCGATACAAAGGTAAGTAGTTGGCATAAAGGTGAAGTATCACAAGTGTTACTTCACGATGGCGAATTAGCACCACAAGGTTTTCCGGTGGTGAATATCATTGATATTAGTGACGCATGGGCTGTATTTAATGTGCGTGAAGATAAGCTTAAAGACTATCAAGAAGGTAAAACTTTCAAGGTTACTATTCCAGCTTTAGGGGATAAAAGTTACCAGTTAAAAGTAACTCATGTGGCTGTAATGGGTGATTTCGCAACTTGGCGTGCTACCGACACCGCTAAAGGCTTTGATATGCGAACATTTGAAGTAGAAGCTCGTCCGACTCAGCCTATTGATGGTTTACGGGTTGGTATGAGTGTGATTGTTGAGTAA
- a CDS encoding ABC transporter substrate-binding protein — MKKIFKGVTTLAFALSAFNVSAANDVLNVYNWAEYMPTDVIKAFEKEYDVTVNYSTFDSNESMYTKLKLLDSKGYDVVFASTYFIEKMAREGMLAKIDKSKMQHLNDIYSGLMKQPFDPNNDYSLPYVWGVTGISYNAEVITSDQVTSWKDLWNTNFKQQVMLLDDVRDVFGMALRAQGHSINSTNEAEIKQAYEKLRQLRSNVVVYNSDAPHVPYVTGEAMVGMQWNGNAFMAKKEMPELKFVYPTDGAILWMDNFIVPKGSEHKDLAFKFIDFFMRPENQAKIVEELGFPAPNKQAKQFLPTELQNDSMIFPTDAQINNGEFTDDIGDAVNIYQKYWQMLKS, encoded by the coding sequence ATGAAGAAAATATTCAAAGGGGTGACCACACTAGCATTCGCACTTTCAGCATTTAATGTTTCGGCAGCAAATGATGTGCTTAACGTTTACAACTGGGCTGAATACATGCCAACAGACGTAATCAAAGCCTTTGAGAAAGAATATGATGTCACCGTCAATTACTCTACATTTGATAGCAATGAATCGATGTACACCAAACTAAAACTACTTGATAGTAAAGGTTATGATGTTGTATTTGCTTCAACGTATTTTATTGAGAAAATGGCACGAGAAGGCATGCTTGCAAAAATAGATAAAAGCAAGATGCAGCACTTAAATGACATCTATTCTGGCCTAATGAAACAACCGTTTGATCCTAATAATGATTACTCTTTACCTTATGTATGGGGTGTGACGGGAATTAGCTACAATGCAGAAGTGATCACATCTGATCAGGTAACCAGCTGGAAAGATTTATGGAACACCAATTTCAAACAACAAGTAATGTTACTTGATGATGTTCGAGATGTGTTCGGTATGGCATTACGGGCCCAAGGCCACAGTATTAACAGCACTAACGAAGCTGAAATTAAACAAGCTTATGAAAAGTTACGTCAACTACGTTCAAACGTGGTGGTTTACAATTCTGATGCGCCTCATGTCCCTTATGTAACCGGGGAAGCAATGGTTGGTATGCAATGGAATGGTAACGCTTTTATGGCAAAAAAAGAGATGCCAGAGCTTAAGTTTGTTTATCCAACCGATGGCGCTATTTTATGGATGGATAACTTTATCGTTCCTAAAGGTAGCGAGCACAAAGATCTCGCATTTAAATTTATCGATTTCTTTATGCGACCTGAAAATCAAGCCAAAATTGTTGAAGAGCTAGGATTCCCTGCGCCAAACAAGCAAGCTAAACAGTTTTTACCGACTGAATTACAAAATGATTCAATGATTTTCCCAACAGATGCACAAATCAACAATGGGGAGTTTACTGATGATATCGGTGATGCGGTGAATATTTACCAAAAATATTGGCAGATGCTAAAGAGCTAA